In a single window of the Raphanus sativus cultivar WK10039 chromosome 9, ASM80110v3, whole genome shotgun sequence genome:
- the LOC108828416 gene encoding xylose isomerase: MKKVCFFVILVCLNAASFLVAADPQTCPADLGGKCSDSDDWQGEFFPEIPQIKYEGPSSKNPLAYRWYNAEEEILGKKMKDWFRFSVAFWHTFRGTGGDPFGAATKYWPWEDGTNSVSMAKRRMRANFEFLKKLGVDWWCFHDRDIAPDGNTLEESNKNLDEVIELAKELQKGSKIRPLWGTAQLFLHPRYMHGGATSSEVGVYAYAAAQVKKAMEVTHYLGGENYVFWGGREGYQTLLNTDMERELDHMARFFEAAVTYKKKIGFNGTLLIEPKPQEPTKHQYDWDAATAANFLRKYGLINEFKLNIECNHATLSGHTCHHELETARINGLLGNIDANTGDAQTGWDTDQFLTDVGEATMVMMSVIKNGGIAPGGFNFDAKLRRESTDVEDLFIAHISGMDTVARGLRNAAKILEDGRLSELVGKRYSSWNSELGKQIEEGKADFEYLEKKAKEFGEPKVPSAKQELAEMIFQSAM, encoded by the exons ATGAAgaaagtttgtttctttgtgatCCTTGTCTGCTTAAACGCAGCGTCGTTTCTAGTG GCTGCTGATCCACAAACGTGTCCTGCGGATTTGGGAGGGAAGTGCAGTGATTCTGATGATTGGCAAGGAGAGTTCTTCCCTGAGATCCCTCAGATTAAGTATgag GGACCTTCTAGCAAGAACCCACTTGCTTACAGGTGGTATAACGCTGAAGAGGAGATTCTTGGCAAAAAAATGAAG gattGGTTTAGATTCAGTGTTGCGTTTTGGCATACGTTCCGTGGGACTGGAGGTGACCCATTTGGTGCTGCTACAAAGTATTGGCCCTGGGAAGATGGTACTAACTCTGTCTCTATGGCCAAGAGAAGAA TGAGAGCCAACTTTGAGTTTTTGAAGAAACTTGGAGTTGATTGGTGGTGTTTCCATGACAGAGACATTGCCCCTGATGGCAACACACTTGAG GAATCTAACAAAAATTTGGATGAAGTTATTGAACTCGCCAAAGAACTCCAAAAG GGAAGCAAGATCAGACCATTATGGGGAACAGCTCAGCTTTTCTTGCATCCTCGTTACATGCATGGAGGAGCAACCAGCTCTGAGGTTGGAGTCTATGCTTACGCCGCTGCTCAGGTGAAGAAGGCCATGGAGGTGACACATTACCTGGGAGGTGAAAACTATGTTTTCTGGGGCGGTCGTGAAGGTTACCAGACGCTCTTGAACACTGATATGGAAAGAGAGCTTGATCATATGGCCAGGTTCTTTGAAGCTGCTGTTACTTACAAGAAGAAGATTGGATTCAACg GAACGCTTTTAATCGAGCCGAAGCCTCAAGAACCAACCAAGCACCAGTATGACTGGGATGCTGCAACAGCTGCCAACTTCCTGAGGAAATACGGACTTATCAACGAGTTTAAACTCAACATTGAGTGTAACCACGCAACGCTTTCTGGTCACACCTGCCATCACGAGCTTGAAACTGCAAGAATTAACGGTTTGCTTGGTAACATTGATGCAAACACTGGCGATGCTCAAACTG GATGGGATACAGATCAGTTTCTTACAGATGTTGGAGAAGCAACCATGGTTATGATGAGTGTCATCAAAAAC GGTGGGATTGCTCCAGGAGGCTTCAACTTCGACGCCAAACT GCGAAGAGAGAGTACAGATGTTGAAGACTTGTTCATTGCTCATATTAGTGGAATGGACACAGTCGCTCGTGGGCTGAGAAATGCAGCCAAGATCTTGGAG GATGGACGTCTAAGTGAATTGGTAGGAAAGAGATACTCAAGCTGGAACTCTGAACTTGGGAAGCAAATAGAAGAAGGCAAAGCTGATTTTGAGTATCTTGAGAAGAAGGCTAAAGAGTTTGGAGAACCAAAGGTTCCTTCTGCTAAACAG GAACTCGCTGAGATGATCTTCCAGTCGGCGATGTAA
- the LOC108827526 gene encoding uncharacterized protein LOC108827526, translating to MGSATSLNLARSEKENPSLSQRESSLIARDREDSKTLVEAKSKEEDSSTKQGESRDVDEESKTLTQDSNETTEKEDEDNEECGFCTYIKGGECKESWIELEKCLAEAKNNDGESNVTKCKEARKMFKTCMYDNPVYYEPAIAAETYMVAKMLSDRQAKNEAFLVDKAQVVAKMLSELRAEKEAILSGDSASIVNALNKSQKEEERIDILPAEAEAIAKMFSEMEAKKKKDKEDKEAKGSEEN from the coding sequence ATGGGAAGCGCAACATCTCTGAACCTTGCTAGAAGCGAGAAAGAGAATCCATCCCTAAGTCAGAGAGAGTCATCGCTTATTGCACGAGACAGAGAGGATTCTAAAACCCTAGTTGAAGCCAAAAGCAAAGAAGAGGATTCGTCGACAAAGCAAGGAGAGTCACGAGACGTGGACGAAGAATCTAAAACCCTAACTCAAGATTCGAACGAAACAacagagaaagaagatgaagataatgaagagtgcGGTTTTTGCACTTACATAAAGGGAGGTGAGTGCAAGGAATCATGGATAGAACTAGAGAAGTGCTTGGCTGAAGCCAAGAATAACGACGGTGAAAGTAACGTCACGAAGTGCAAGGAGGCGAGAAAGATGTTCAAGACTTGTATGTATGACAACCCTGTTTACTATGAGCCCGCTATTGCTGCGGAAACTTATATGGTCGCCAAGATGTTAAGTGATCGTCAAGCCAAAAACGAGGCCTTTCTTGTTGACAAGGCTCAAGTCGTTGCCAAGATGTTAAGCGAGCTGCGAGCTGAGAAGGAGGCCATTCTTTCTGGTGATTCTGCATCCATTGTTAATGCGTTAAACAAGTCGCAAAAAGAGGAGGAACGCATTGACATTCTGCCTGCTGAGGCTGAAGCTATTGCGAAGATGTTTAGCGAGATGGAAgcgaaaaagaaaaaggataaGGAGGACAAGGAAGCAAAAGGTTCCGAGGAAAACTAG